The Lentisphaera araneosa HTCC2155 genome has a window encoding:
- a CDS encoding PSD1 and planctomycete cytochrome C domain-containing protein — MKKVFISTFLLFSLVLGAEEKISFNEQVRPILADRCYHCHGPDAKEIKGKLQLHTEDLATQERVYKTKSGRERRRDAAIIPGKPHESIVWQRLITDDEDEIMPPIDSVAKQLTKDEKEIIRKWIEQGANYEKHWAFVPPQKKKVDLKNDDWCKNDIDRHIGRQLEDLKLQPNPEASKEQLIRRLSLDLRGTPPSLNEVDAFLADQKEGSYERLVDRILADKAVGERLAVEWLDVASYGDSQGLFEDGARSMWPWRDWVMKAFNDNKPFDQFITEQVAGDLLPNSSRDQKVATGFYRNNPVSNEGGIIDEEYLLQYAGDRVRTTSVAFLGMSLDCASCHDHKYDPLSQKNFYEMSAFFRSIDEKGKVGKGAAAPFINLPSKEQSGKKTSLEEQMAQLQKDLKAENDKAKAESILVKKVKLFRNDKSPLILTGVKFLDYVGNNPKVKASKKIKSDPLFLIDNKDEVRVNGHKAFIEFEFEKEIQISGLELRATKKNIRFLKDAEIHYFDAKGKLVNQDKILESAEVLVRKPNTKKYISLLAQLNKADRELKNLNGTIPTTLVMKERKEPRKTHILERGSYENKGEEVFPGVPESILVMDPSYPKNRLGLAKWLVDERNPLTARVTINRYWQLLFGRGIVRTAEDFGLQGDLPTNQALLDYLAVDFVENSWDLKYMIKQMVMSATYRQSSTQVKSKVQVDGENKYLSYFSRRRLDAEFIRDNALSISGLLVDKKGGRPVKPYQPAGLWKEKGNATFKQDKGEALYRKTVYTFWKRTVPHPSSVVFDATDRTTCVARRNPTNTPLQALVTLNDVQYVEAARALAQRMMLEGGSQLDQRVQFGWRLATARKANSAELALLKKEFNYRLNEYKKNPALAKERLTVGDSVQVASSDKNELASYMAVAQLLLNLDETITRN, encoded by the coding sequence GAGTATTGTTTGGCAGCGTCTTATTACAGATGATGAAGATGAGATTATGCCGCCGATTGATAGCGTTGCAAAGCAATTGACTAAGGATGAGAAAGAAATTATTCGCAAGTGGATTGAGCAGGGTGCCAATTACGAAAAGCACTGGGCCTTTGTGCCGCCTCAGAAAAAGAAAGTTGATCTAAAGAATGATGACTGGTGCAAAAATGATATCGACCGCCATATAGGTCGCCAACTTGAGGACTTAAAGCTTCAGCCCAATCCGGAGGCAAGTAAAGAGCAGCTAATTCGTCGTCTTTCATTGGACTTGAGAGGTACGCCACCGAGCCTTAATGAGGTTGATGCCTTTTTAGCGGATCAAAAAGAGGGTTCCTATGAGCGTCTAGTCGATCGCATACTGGCAGATAAAGCCGTGGGAGAACGCTTGGCTGTTGAGTGGCTCGACGTAGCGAGTTATGGAGATTCGCAGGGGCTTTTTGAAGATGGAGCCAGAAGTATGTGGCCTTGGCGTGACTGGGTCATGAAAGCCTTCAATGACAATAAACCTTTTGATCAGTTTATAACTGAGCAGGTTGCAGGTGATTTACTGCCGAACTCTAGCCGCGACCAAAAAGTAGCGACGGGTTTTTATCGTAATAATCCTGTGTCAAATGAAGGTGGAATTATCGACGAAGAGTACCTCCTTCAGTATGCTGGAGATCGCGTGCGCACAACCTCAGTTGCTTTCTTGGGCATGAGTTTAGATTGTGCTTCCTGTCACGATCACAAGTACGACCCCTTAAGCCAGAAAAATTTTTATGAGATGTCAGCCTTCTTTAGAAGTATTGATGAAAAGGGTAAAGTGGGCAAAGGTGCTGCTGCACCATTTATTAACTTACCTTCTAAAGAACAGTCAGGAAAGAAGACGAGCTTAGAGGAACAGATGGCTCAGCTTCAAAAAGATTTAAAGGCTGAAAACGATAAGGCAAAAGCTGAATCTATCTTAGTGAAGAAAGTTAAGCTCTTTAGAAATGATAAGTCTCCACTCATTTTAACGGGTGTGAAGTTTTTAGACTACGTGGGAAACAATCCAAAAGTGAAAGCCTCTAAAAAAATTAAGTCAGATCCATTATTTCTTATTGATAATAAAGATGAGGTTCGAGTTAATGGTCACAAGGCCTTTATCGAGTTTGAATTTGAAAAAGAAATTCAAATCTCTGGCTTAGAACTACGAGCGACAAAGAAAAATATACGCTTCTTAAAAGATGCAGAGATTCATTACTTTGATGCAAAAGGCAAGCTTGTGAATCAGGATAAAATCTTAGAAAGCGCTGAAGTGTTAGTTCGTAAGCCTAATACAAAGAAATACATAAGCTTATTAGCGCAACTCAATAAAGCTGATCGGGAATTGAAAAATTTGAATGGCACGATTCCGACAACGCTTGTAATGAAAGAGCGTAAAGAGCCGCGTAAAACTCATATTCTCGAACGTGGTAGCTACGAAAATAAAGGCGAAGAAGTTTTTCCTGGAGTGCCAGAAAGTATCTTAGTTATGGATCCTTCTTACCCCAAAAACCGTTTGGGTTTAGCCAAATGGTTAGTAGATGAACGCAATCCCCTAACTGCAAGAGTTACCATTAATCGTTATTGGCAGTTGCTCTTTGGTCGAGGCATTGTGAGAACGGCAGAAGACTTTGGACTTCAAGGAGATTTGCCTACGAATCAAGCCTTACTAGATTACTTAGCCGTAGATTTTGTTGAGAATTCTTGGGACCTTAAGTATATGATCAAGCAAATGGTGATGAGCGCGACCTACCGTCAATCGAGTACCCAAGTGAAGAGTAAAGTCCAAGTTGACGGTGAAAATAAATACCTCAGCTACTTTAGTAGAAGACGTTTGGATGCTGAGTTTATACGTGATAATGCCTTAAGTATTAGCGGGTTATTAGTGGATAAAAAAGGTGGACGTCCAGTGAAGCCTTACCAACCCGCAGGGCTATGGAAAGAAAAGGGGAATGCAACCTTCAAGCAAGACAAGGGTGAGGCTCTCTACCGTAAGACGGTTTATACTTTCTGGAAACGCACGGTACCACACCCTTCAAGTGTTGTCTTTGATGCGACTGATCGAACAACTTGTGTAGCCCGTAGGAATCCGACAAATACACCACTACAAGCACTTGTGACTTTGAATGATGTTCAATACGTCGAGGCAGCTAGAGCTTTAGCTCAACGCATGATGCTCGAGGGGGGGAGTCAGTTAGATCAACGGGTTCAGTTTGGCTGGCGCTTAGCGACCGCACGCAAAGCAAACTCAGCAGAATTAGCACTCTTGAAAAAAGAATTTAATTATCGCTTAAATGAATACAAGAAAAACCCTGCTTTAGCCAAAGAGCGACTCACAGTGGGAGATTCAGTTCAAGTAGCTTCATCAGATAAAAATGAATTAGCCTCTTACATGGCAGTCGCTCAGTTACTATTGAATTTAGATGAAACAATTACACGGAACTAA
- a CDS encoding DUF1501 domain-containing protein, with product MKNNFAKPMDRRGFFKMGGAGLGGLALSSMINPEAMAADIQKQLPHFAPKAKRIIFLFMNGGPSQHDLFDHKPLLREHHGKELFIREGKEGGFIKSEQRLTGMSSGQASFPIAGHQWDFKQHGKSGAWISDLMPHTAKIADDLCFVKSMYTEAINHDPAVTFFQTGHQIPGRPSFGSWLSYGLGTANKNLPDFSVLVSQGTGRPGGQPIYTKLWGNGFLPSVHQGVQFRAGNDPVLYLSNPKGERRKDRRHLLDNLNGLNQLAMEQHHDAETQTRIEQYEMAYRMQMSVPEALSLGDEPKSTFELYGEASKTPGTFAANCIMARRQAERGVRFIQLYHRGWDQHNNIPTALPKQCMDVDQASAALVTDLKQRGLLDDTLVVWGGEFGRTAYCQGKLTEDEYGRDHHPRCFTYWMAGGGIKPGITHGETDEFGYNVVDGGVHVHDFHATMLHQLGIDHEKLTFKYQGRAFRLTDVHGHVVKDILV from the coding sequence ATGAAAAACAATTTTGCTAAACCAATGGATCGTCGTGGATTTTTCAAAATGGGTGGAGCTGGCTTGGGAGGCCTAGCTCTAAGTTCCATGATAAACCCTGAAGCCATGGCAGCTGACATCCAGAAACAATTACCTCATTTTGCGCCTAAGGCCAAAAGAATTATTTTCCTCTTTATGAATGGCGGTCCCTCACAACACGACCTCTTTGATCACAAGCCACTTCTTCGTGAACATCATGGTAAAGAACTCTTTATACGCGAAGGGAAAGAGGGGGGCTTTATTAAATCGGAACAGCGTTTAACGGGCATGAGTTCTGGACAAGCAAGTTTTCCGATTGCGGGCCATCAATGGGATTTTAAACAACATGGCAAGAGCGGTGCCTGGATAAGTGACCTGATGCCACATACGGCTAAGATTGCCGATGATCTCTGCTTTGTGAAAAGTATGTATACCGAGGCGATTAATCATGATCCTGCCGTAACCTTTTTTCAAACGGGTCATCAGATTCCGGGTCGTCCTAGTTTTGGCTCTTGGTTGAGCTACGGCCTAGGTACTGCCAATAAGAACTTACCAGATTTCTCTGTTTTGGTTTCTCAAGGGACGGGCCGCCCAGGTGGTCAGCCAATTTACACGAAACTTTGGGGCAATGGCTTTTTGCCTTCAGTTCATCAAGGTGTTCAATTTCGTGCGGGTAATGACCCTGTACTTTATTTAAGTAATCCCAAGGGTGAGCGTCGTAAAGACCGTCGTCATTTATTAGATAATTTAAATGGACTGAATCAATTGGCGATGGAGCAGCATCATGATGCTGAGACCCAGACGCGTATCGAGCAATATGAGATGGCCTACCGTATGCAGATGTCGGTTCCCGAGGCGCTTTCCTTGGGAGATGAGCCCAAAAGTACTTTTGAGCTCTATGGTGAAGCTTCGAAAACACCGGGTACATTTGCGGCGAACTGTATTATGGCACGTCGCCAAGCGGAACGAGGCGTACGCTTTATTCAGCTTTATCATCGCGGTTGGGATCAGCACAACAATATACCTACAGCTTTACCGAAGCAGTGCATGGATGTGGATCAAGCTTCTGCAGCTCTTGTAACAGATTTGAAGCAACGTGGCTTACTTGATGACACCCTAGTTGTTTGGGGCGGAGAGTTTGGCCGTACGGCATATTGTCAGGGGAAATTGACTGAAGATGAGTACGGACGCGATCATCACCCGCGTTGCTTTACTTATTGGATGGCTGGCGGCGGTATTAAGCCAGGTATCACTCATGGTGAAACGGATGAGTTTGGGTATAACGTGGTTGATGGTGGAGTACACGTACACGACTTCCATGCAACGATGTTGCATCAGTTAGGGATTGATCACGAAAAACTCACTTTTAAGTATCAGGGACGTGCTTTCCGTCTCACAGATGTTCATGGGCATGTGGTCAAGGACATTTTAGTTTAA
- a CDS encoding alpha/beta fold hydrolase, producing MRLFICIAFLYLFAHAGEQAANSQFPYESLKSELSAQDRHYIEKLPDQVIFDWVQVPESHQIKDGETLRVFYEYRLPKKTDKNKRPICFFYGGPGLDPRSAVHSLLPMTKENGILIIHQRGTGLSSPLPKIQHDSDILRYKNYLSRAIVQDAEIIRKKIFDHQAWVVTGQSFGSLIIQRYITMYPNSLYSAHAHGFAATSLPTPFAEARIIKHKEVLNEYLKKYPKDKKRLELIAQYCKTNTFSPKNEPQIKIQGRHSFSFAGMVFLSAPNYWKDLSNILTMICPENTVDPHKLKLMINNFYFNKSFLHLGKEQDVLNVVFNRHEAYVTQVGQSLSNYYKEIITKLKKQDIDTDKWSMGEEALMHFCIDAPMHNLADSYDLGPADPLRPKDIAKALKNTPHLNFHLYAGEIDSVAPPETFEELQKHCHRGLSFKILPGGHDSFLSPVFWEEVFKHSQE from the coding sequence ATGCGTTTATTTATTTGTATCGCTTTTCTTTACTTGTTTGCTCATGCGGGAGAGCAAGCAGCAAACTCGCAATTTCCTTATGAGAGTTTAAAATCTGAGCTGAGTGCGCAAGATCGGCACTATATAGAAAAGCTTCCGGATCAAGTCATATTTGATTGGGTGCAAGTTCCTGAAAGTCACCAAATAAAAGACGGTGAAACACTTAGAGTTTTTTACGAATACCGCCTTCCAAAAAAAACAGATAAAAACAAACGTCCCATTTGCTTTTTTTATGGTGGTCCTGGGCTAGATCCTCGTTCAGCGGTGCATTCCTTACTGCCCATGACCAAAGAGAATGGCATCCTCATCATCCACCAGAGAGGCACTGGACTTTCTTCTCCCCTACCTAAAATCCAGCACGACTCCGATATCCTGCGCTATAAAAACTACCTGAGTCGAGCCATTGTCCAAGATGCTGAAATCATTCGCAAAAAAATCTTTGATCATCAAGCTTGGGTGGTCACTGGCCAAAGCTTTGGCTCGCTCATTATCCAACGGTATATCACTATGTACCCAAACTCACTCTACTCGGCCCATGCACATGGTTTTGCGGCCACGTCTTTACCCACACCCTTTGCAGAAGCGCGCATAATTAAACACAAAGAAGTCTTAAATGAGTATCTCAAGAAGTATCCCAAAGATAAAAAGCGCTTGGAATTGATTGCTCAATATTGCAAAACAAATACGTTTTCGCCAAAAAATGAACCCCAAATCAAAATCCAGGGACGGCATAGCTTCTCCTTTGCTGGCATGGTTTTTCTCTCTGCACCCAATTACTGGAAGGATTTATCAAATATTTTAACGATGATTTGCCCAGAGAACACCGTTGATCCCCATAAATTAAAACTCATGATCAACAACTTCTATTTCAACAAAAGCTTTCTTCACCTCGGTAAAGAACAAGATGTTCTCAATGTGGTTTTCAATCGTCATGAAGCCTATGTAACGCAAGTTGGCCAATCACTTAGTAACTATTATAAAGAGATTATTACTAAACTCAAAAAGCAGGACATCGACACTGACAAATGGTCAATGGGTGAAGAAGCGCTCATGCATTTTTGCATAGATGCTCCTATGCATAACTTGGCGGACAGCTATGATTTAGGCCCGGCCGACCCTTTGCGCCCCAAAGACATTGCCAAAGCTTTAAAAAACACGCCTCATTTAAACTTTCACCTCTACGCTGGTGAAATTGATAGCGTCGCTCCCCCTGAAACCTTTGAAGAACTGCAAAAGCATTGCCATCGGGGCTTAAGTTTCAAAATCCTTCCTGGGGGTCATGACTCATTTTTGAGCCCCGTTTTCTGGGAAGAAGTTTTTAAACACTCACAAGAATAA
- a CDS encoding sulfatase family protein → MLHKSFTLLLLLLAQISLSNERPNILFIMVDDLGSRDLSAYGSKDIQTPQIDQLMDRGMRFTQFTANSCVCSPSRAAFLTGRNQDMVGVPGVVRTHDHNSWGYLDPEAVTIADVFKSNNYRTSLIGKWHLGLQSPNHPNERGFEIFHGFLGDMMDDYWEHTRHGVAYMYHNSTAVETKGTHATELFTNWAIEEIKQAQKDPRPFFQFLSYNAPHDPIHPPKKYYEYFKKKQPNTSEKRAKIGGLIEHLDYSIGRVLDTLNELEIDKNTLVIFTSDNGGKIKYGADNGELRADKTHMYEGGLRVCTSFTWPEKIRSKSLSDFRAMTMDFMPTLLDAVNIDYSGHMDGKSFLPELLFGQQENFTKRKQFYTWLQIYKKHALRIDDWKLVNNSKKSQYELFNLKNDPFEKKDLSEKHPEKFSDMRKAMDAYLSKANQINWKRPSQKKSQ, encoded by the coding sequence ATGCTCCATAAATCTTTTACTTTACTTTTACTCCTTCTAGCTCAAATATCACTTAGCAACGAACGACCCAATATCCTCTTCATCATGGTCGATGACCTAGGCTCCCGTGACCTCTCGGCGTATGGTTCCAAGGATATTCAAACCCCACAAATAGATCAACTTATGGATAGAGGAATGCGCTTTACGCAATTCACTGCGAATAGTTGTGTCTGCTCCCCATCACGAGCCGCCTTCTTAACAGGTCGCAATCAGGACATGGTTGGCGTCCCAGGCGTCGTTAGAACCCATGACCATAATTCCTGGGGTTACCTCGACCCAGAAGCCGTCACCATTGCCGATGTATTCAAAAGCAATAACTACCGCACGAGTCTTATTGGCAAGTGGCACCTTGGACTGCAATCGCCTAACCACCCTAACGAGCGTGGCTTCGAAATTTTCCATGGTTTCCTTGGGGATATGATGGATGACTATTGGGAGCACACTCGACATGGAGTTGCCTATATGTACCATAATTCAACAGCAGTTGAAACAAAGGGCACCCACGCCACAGAACTGTTTACAAATTGGGCAATCGAGGAAATAAAACAGGCACAAAAAGATCCGCGACCTTTTTTTCAATTCCTTTCCTATAACGCTCCTCACGACCCCATCCACCCTCCTAAAAAATATTACGAATATTTTAAAAAGAAACAGCCAAACACGAGTGAAAAACGCGCCAAGATTGGTGGTCTCATCGAACACCTCGACTACTCAATAGGGCGTGTGTTAGATACTTTGAATGAGCTGGAAATCGACAAAAACACTCTAGTTATTTTCACCTCCGACAATGGCGGAAAAATCAAATATGGTGCAGACAATGGCGAATTACGCGCTGATAAAACTCACATGTATGAAGGTGGTCTTCGCGTCTGTACTTCATTCACTTGGCCTGAAAAAATCAGATCCAAAAGCCTATCAGATTTTAGAGCTATGACGATGGATTTCATGCCCACCCTTTTGGATGCAGTCAATATTGATTACTCTGGGCACATGGATGGCAAATCGTTTTTACCCGAGCTTCTATTTGGTCAACAAGAAAATTTCACAAAACGAAAGCAGTTTTATACCTGGCTTCAGATTTATAAAAAACATGCCCTGCGAATAGATGACTGGAAATTGGTTAACAATAGTAAAAAATCTCAATACGAACTCTTTAATCTCAAAAATGACCCTTTTGAAAAAAAAGACTTGAGTGAAAAACACCCTGAAAAATTTAGCGACATGCGCAAAGCGATGGATGCTTACCTCTCCAAAGCAAATCAGATCAACTGGAAGCGACCTTCTCAAAAGAAATCTCAATAA
- a CDS encoding serine/threonine-protein kinase, with product MSNNNQDFARKFSDLFHEEPAENTPIYAELQDIESRYRFVETVATGGMKKITKVFDQSTSRHVAMAELLPDIDTSFNELFLKEARLTAMLEHPNIISIHDIGVNEKGLPFFTMDLKEGNSLQDILRRLSQSDKHYENTYPLHELLLIFIKICDAISFAHSRGIIHLDLKPANIQVGRFGEVLVCDWGLGKTLNQHETQDFEELLLNTDLLNHVTQRNEIIGTPGYMAPEQTETKSLLDEKADVFALGCMLYSILCLKPPFSGSTFEDILKKTRQGDFLEPSNNLGRPLPQSLLAVIKRCMKVNKDERYNSVAQVKLDIQKYLSGFSTEAEEASLLKELRLLIKRNKAASVTSFSALLIIFALCFYFINALQEQVKVAQIETLRAEESAHNLEQEKNKSDQLLQESKELVNRLMNSFLSESELTSKTFIYEYPRQSLNKTLTNAKELLKIDPKNIAARHHLILSLFLMQRFKEINELPYKESKTLRDLSKKYVDATRAPIGLLKIESLAKLIADLRNNIRYDYPVALRLLAYDSSVRGNPNYYDQVVIELLKMINPKWDAKGFNYSYREQSLIINSQGIEFLKSPEYYASGKNPLSFLNLSTLKISKTSIQDITEVEGLKISTLDISNSGISQLDKIYKVKSLKKLIIHRGQLPSKQINKLKTSIYIEVL from the coding sequence ATGAGTAATAATAACCAAGACTTTGCTCGAAAATTCTCCGACCTCTTTCACGAAGAACCCGCTGAAAACACCCCCATTTATGCGGAACTTCAAGACATCGAAAGTCGCTACCGCTTTGTCGAAACCGTTGCCACCGGCGGGATGAAAAAAATTACCAAAGTCTTTGATCAATCGACCTCTCGTCATGTCGCCATGGCTGAGCTCCTCCCTGATATTGACACCTCATTCAATGAATTATTCCTCAAAGAAGCTCGCTTAACCGCTATGCTCGAGCATCCCAATATCATTTCAATACACGATATTGGCGTCAATGAAAAAGGTCTCCCTTTTTTCACAATGGATCTCAAGGAAGGCAATTCACTCCAAGACATCCTTCGACGACTTAGTCAAAGTGATAAGCATTATGAAAACACTTACCCTCTACATGAACTTCTTCTCATATTCATAAAAATCTGTGATGCAATTTCCTTTGCTCATTCTCGTGGAATCATCCATTTAGACCTCAAGCCTGCTAACATCCAAGTGGGTCGCTTTGGTGAGGTCCTCGTCTGTGATTGGGGCCTCGGCAAAACACTCAACCAACATGAAACTCAGGACTTCGAGGAGCTTCTTCTCAATACCGATCTACTCAATCACGTTACTCAAAGAAACGAGATCATCGGAACACCGGGCTACATGGCACCAGAACAAACAGAAACTAAAAGCCTACTAGACGAAAAAGCAGATGTTTTTGCTCTTGGTTGTATGCTATACTCAATCCTCTGTCTAAAGCCTCCATTTTCAGGGAGTACTTTTGAGGATATTTTGAAAAAAACACGCCAGGGTGATTTTCTTGAACCGTCAAATAATTTAGGGCGACCTCTTCCACAAAGTTTACTTGCCGTCATTAAACGGTGTATGAAAGTCAACAAAGACGAACGCTATAATTCCGTCGCTCAAGTTAAACTCGATATACAAAAATATCTCTCAGGCTTTTCTACTGAAGCTGAAGAAGCGAGTCTTCTCAAAGAACTAAGACTCCTCATCAAGCGAAATAAAGCTGCTTCAGTTACCAGCTTCAGTGCTCTTCTGATCATTTTTGCACTCTGCTTTTATTTCATCAATGCCCTTCAGGAACAAGTCAAAGTGGCTCAAATAGAAACCTTGAGAGCCGAAGAATCAGCTCATAATCTTGAACAAGAAAAAAACAAATCAGATCAATTACTCCAAGAAAGTAAAGAACTCGTCAATCGCCTTATGAACAGCTTCCTTTCCGAATCTGAATTAACTTCAAAAACTTTTATCTATGAGTACCCCCGCCAATCTCTCAACAAAACCCTCACCAATGCCAAGGAGCTCCTGAAAATAGATCCTAAAAACATAGCTGCTAGGCATCATTTAATCCTCTCGCTTTTTCTCATGCAGCGATTCAAAGAAATCAACGAGCTGCCTTATAAAGAATCCAAAACACTTCGCGACCTCAGCAAAAAATATGTAGATGCAACTCGAGCCCCCATTGGCTTACTAAAAATTGAATCTCTAGCTAAACTAATAGCCGACCTCCGTAATAACATACGATACGATTACCCCGTGGCTTTGCGATTACTTGCCTACGACAGCAGTGTGAGAGGGAACCCAAATTATTATGACCAAGTCGTCATTGAATTACTAAAAATGATCAATCCCAAGTGGGATGCGAAGGGTTTTAACTATTCCTATCGTGAGCAATCCTTGATCATAAATTCACAAGGTATTGAATTCCTCAAGAGTCCCGAATATTACGCCTCCGGAAAAAACCCACTCTCTTTTCTCAACCTAAGCACCTTAAAAATTTCTAAGACCTCAATACAAGATATTACTGAAGTTGAAGGCCTCAAAATCTCTACCTTGGACATAAGTAATAGCGGTATATCGCAGCTCGATAAAATCTATAAAGTTAAAAGTCTCAAAAAGCTTATTATTCATCGGGGTCAACTGCCATCAAAACAGATTAATAAACTTAAAACATCGATCTACATAGAAGTTTTATAA
- a CDS encoding RNA polymerase sigma factor, translating into MSAGDWNTRLTLLQRAQNPDDEQAWDDFANYYHKFVMVILHQMGVNENDKADLAQEVLISLWKSLPKLEFDSNRARFRTWMSSIIHRRVMDHYRKVHRQSNKIEKFRNEEELSAPISQPEIEKLIQSEWEVYVVQAAMDRVTPIFSGKAMEVFKMSMESIPSDVIAEKLDLQRNSVNKLKNRVKERLLSEIQVLKQEMHLFNE; encoded by the coding sequence ATGAGCGCAGGTGATTGGAATACACGATTAACTCTTTTGCAAAGAGCACAGAACCCTGACGATGAGCAGGCTTGGGATGACTTCGCCAACTACTATCATAAATTTGTCATGGTCATCCTTCATCAAATGGGCGTAAATGAAAACGACAAAGCCGATCTTGCACAAGAAGTATTAATCTCATTATGGAAATCTTTGCCAAAGCTAGAGTTTGATAGCAATCGCGCCAGGTTCCGCACCTGGATGAGTTCCATTATCCACCGCCGTGTCATGGATCACTATCGAAAAGTCCATCGTCAATCAAATAAAATCGAAAAATTTCGTAACGAAGAGGAGTTGAGTGCTCCGATTTCTCAGCCTGAAATTGAAAAACTCATTCAGTCTGAGTGGGAAGTCTATGTTGTCCAAGCCGCCATGGATCGCGTCACTCCCATCTTCTCCGGGAAAGCGATGGAAGTCTTTAAGATGAGTATGGAAAGCATCCCTTCAGATGTCATTGCAGAAAAACTCGACTTGCAACGCAACTCGGTCAACAAACTAAAAAACCGAGTCAAAGAAAGACTTCTAAGTGAAATCCAAGTTTTAAAACAGGAAATGCACCTTTTTAATGAGTAA
- a CDS encoding sulfatase family protein yields the protein MFYKILTATLLLISQIPLLLAESAKPNILFITVDDMNWDSVGAYGCPIPEITQHIDSLATEGMLFERAYVQASNCSPSRVVFQSGRYPSSSGMRGFYMVDANYPMLPEVLKNKGYFTAVINKPRDTSFHGNYEQFWDYSTILKGAEKRGAITYEKGMNEFFAIVDQKQQPFYCVVNIADPHKPFFNDPKSTESGFDEYGPSRIYAASEITVPEFLPKHPGVRIEMRNYYNSVKRADDCVGAILKSLKESTYEDNTVVIFISDHGMPLPFAKSSLYEHGIRTPWVIKWPNKIKPKSVDTEHMISAVDFMPTILDICEISKPKGLEGRSFASILAGKTQKHRDHIFAEFNENAIGNVFPTRAVHNKKFAYVFNPWSDGSRSFTSASSFHKSYKVIKELAKTDSELAKRYNHLVYRELEELYDLEKDPNCLNNLAQNPEYLNQLKQMRMKLTQHMTKINDYALEAMKNRQSPEKLAYFMEKQDAESIKRALSIQWKRFKNRIGGTGKNKELFVSPANL from the coding sequence ATGTTTTACAAGATACTCACAGCTACGCTTTTGCTCATTTCCCAAATCCCCTTACTCCTTGCGGAGTCCGCAAAACCCAACATCCTCTTCATCACTGTAGATGACATGAACTGGGACTCCGTTGGTGCTTATGGTTGTCCAATTCCAGAAATCACTCAACATATAGATAGCTTAGCTACTGAAGGCATGCTTTTTGAACGCGCTTATGTACAAGCTTCTAACTGCTCACCCTCAAGAGTCGTTTTCCAAAGCGGACGTTACCCAAGTAGCAGTGGCATGCGCGGCTTTTATATGGTCGATGCCAATTATCCCATGCTCCCTGAAGTACTTAAAAACAAGGGTTATTTCACCGCCGTTATTAATAAACCTCGCGACACGAGTTTTCACGGGAATTACGAACAATTTTGGGATTACTCCACTATTCTCAAAGGTGCAGAAAAGCGTGGCGCAATAACTTATGAAAAAGGAATGAATGAGTTTTTTGCTATCGTCGATCAAAAGCAACAGCCCTTTTACTGTGTCGTCAATATTGCTGACCCACACAAACCCTTTTTCAATGACCCAAAATCCACTGAATCTGGCTTCGATGAATATGGTCCCAGCCGCATTTACGCTGCCTCGGAAATTACCGTTCCTGAATTCCTCCCCAAACACCCAGGTGTGCGCATTGAAATGCGCAACTATTACAACTCTGTTAAACGTGCCGATGACTGTGTAGGGGCTATACTCAAGAGCCTCAAAGAGAGCACATACGAAGACAATACTGTCGTCATTTTTATCTCTGATCACGGCATGCCCCTGCCCTTTGCCAAATCATCTCTTTATGAACATGGCATTAGAACCCCTTGGGTTATCAAATGGCCCAATAAAATTAAACCGAAATCAGTCGACACCGAACACATGATCTCTGCAGTTGATTTCATGCCAACTATCTTAGATATTTGCGAGATCAGCAAACCCAAAGGGCTAGAAGGTCGCTCATTTGCGTCGATTCTCGCAGGAAAAACCCAAAAACATCGCGATCATATTTTTGCAGAATTCAACGAAAATGCCATCGGCAATGTCTTCCCCACACGCGCTGTTCATAATAAAAAATTTGCCTACGTCTTCAATCCTTGGTCTGATGGTAGCAGATCTTTTACGAGTGCTTCTTCATTCCATAAATCATACAAGGTCATTAAAGAATTGGCAAAAACTGACTCCGAGCTTGCCAAACGCTACAATCACCTTGTCTATAGAGAACTTGAAGAACTTTATGATTTAGAAAAAGACCCTAACTGCCTCAACAATCTCGCTCAAAACCCTGAATACCTCAATCAACTTAAACAAATGCGCATGAAACTCACTCAACACATGACTAAAATCAATGATTATGCTCTTGAGGCCATGAAAAATCGTCAATCACCTGAAAAACTTGCGTACTTCATGGAAAAGCAAGATGCAGAATCAATCAAGAGAGCCCTGTCAATTCAATGGAAAAGGTTTAAAAATCGTATTGGTGGTACTGGAAAAAACAAAGAACTCTTTGTATCACCAGCCAATCTTTAA